From the genome of Nitrospirota bacterium, one region includes:
- a CDS encoding sulfurtransferase TusA family protein gives MAKTTLDLKGLSCPMPIMKLAAAVKKGASGDMFEAISDDAGFEPDIIAWAKETGHPMSGLTKTGKDITVIITKK, from the coding sequence ATGGCAAAGACTACATTGGATCTGAAGGGATTGAGCTGCCCCATGCCGATCATGAAGCTGGCAGCAGCGGTAAAAAAAGGAGCTTCGGGTGACATGTTTGAGGCTATCAGCGATGATGCCGGGTTTGAGCCTGATATCATTGCGTGGGCCAAAGAGACTGGTCATCCTATGAGCGGTCTCACGAAGACCGGCAAGGATATTACGGTTATCATTACCAAGAAGTAG
- a CDS encoding TldD/PmbA family protein, with product MIEKELHLDLLKKVLSRGGDYADIFIESQKTLSFVMEDSRIEKIVSGTDAGAGFRLLRRGKTSYAYRNDLSRQSLLQSASEASKMAADIPAITPTSLAARNSSVQFTIPCMPEDIPLENKIALVRKADKIARSIDHRIRQVTVTYRDSVQDVQTATSEGFIAEEQRVYTLLTVRVIAGSNGIVQTGYEAVGGFAGFELFEKEHIEEISSKAAARAIMMLGARKAPAGRMPVVISSLAGGTMIHEAIGHGLEADLAQQGLSVFSGKLEQRVASELVTVIDDSTLPGRRGSFRFDDEGTPSQRTVLVERGILKSFMYDKLTAMKDRTQSTGNGRRESYESRPIPRMTNTYIAPGADNPEDIIRSVDRGLLVVKMGGGQVNTVTGDFVFDVQEGYLIKGGRKDELVKGATLAGNGPEVLKAIDMVGSDLGFSIGTCGKDSQGVPVTDAMPTVRIPEIVVGGAYE from the coding sequence ATGATCGAAAAAGAACTGCATCTTGATCTCCTGAAAAAGGTCCTCTCCCGGGGCGGAGATTATGCTGACATCTTCATTGAATCGCAAAAGACTCTATCGTTTGTCATGGAGGACAGCAGGATTGAAAAGATCGTATCCGGAACTGATGCGGGAGCAGGCTTTCGCCTTCTGCGCAGAGGCAAAACCTCCTATGCGTACCGCAATGACCTTTCCAGACAGTCATTGTTGCAGTCAGCCTCAGAGGCAAGTAAAATGGCTGCAGATATACCGGCGATAACCCCGACCTCACTGGCAGCCAGAAATTCTTCGGTACAGTTCACCATACCGTGTATGCCGGAGGACATTCCGCTTGAGAATAAAATTGCTCTCGTCAGGAAAGCCGACAAGATCGCAAGGTCCATTGATCATCGCATCAGGCAAGTCACTGTCACCTACAGGGATTCGGTCCAGGATGTTCAGACCGCAACCTCTGAGGGGTTCATTGCTGAGGAGCAGCGCGTCTATACCCTGCTCACGGTTCGGGTCATTGCAGGCTCAAATGGGATAGTACAGACAGGATACGAAGCAGTCGGCGGCTTTGCCGGTTTTGAACTTTTCGAAAAGGAACATATCGAAGAAATCAGCAGCAAGGCCGCAGCACGCGCTATCATGATGCTCGGCGCACGAAAGGCCCCGGCAGGGAGAATGCCGGTGGTGATCTCATCGCTTGCGGGCGGAACGATGATCCACGAGGCTATCGGGCATGGTCTCGAGGCAGACCTTGCGCAGCAGGGTCTCTCGGTCTTTTCAGGGAAGCTTGAACAGCGGGTGGCATCTGAACTGGTCACGGTCATTGATGACTCAACCCTCCCGGGCAGAAGAGGATCGTTTAGGTTCGACGATGAAGGGACACCATCGCAGCGAACGGTTCTTGTTGAACGAGGCATTCTTAAGAGTTTCATGTATGACAAGCTTACCGCCATGAAGGACAGGACCCAGTCAACAGGCAATGGCAGACGCGAATCGTATGAGAGCAGGCCTATTCCGAGAATGACCAATACCTATATAGCGCCCGGAGCTGATAATCCAGAGGATATTATCCGGTCAGTCGACCGGGGCCTGCTCGTGGTAAAAATGGGTGGCGGACAGGTAAATACCGTTACGGGTGATTTTGTCTTTGACGTCCAGGAGGGATATCTTATCAAAGGGGGCAGGAAAGACGAGTTGGTGAAAGGGGCAACGCTTGCAGGCAATGGTCCGGAAGTGCTGAAAGCGATCGATATGGTCGGCAGCGACCTTGGCTTTTCTATCGGAACGTGCGGCAAGGATTCACAGGGAGTACCTGTTACGGATGCGATGCCGACCGTCAGAATACCCGAAATTGTGGTAGGCGGGGCCTACGAATAA
- the rsmI gene encoding 16S rRNA (cytidine(1402)-2'-O)-methyltransferase, with protein MKGTLYIVSTPIGNLEDITLRALRILKEVDLIAAEDTRHSLKLLNHFKIRKPLVSYWGEKEKVKAEETLQRLKDGMSVALISDAGTPGISDPGTVLIKKAVEEGIRVVPVPGPSAVITALSLSGFPTEEFTFCGFLPAKETQRRKMLERVSLEQRTLVFYEAPHRILETIADIADVIGERNIVVIRELTKLHEEVFRGTVSAVLEGLEHSTIAGEYVIILEGRPEKGELHMDDALKEVKELMRKGMGRKESAKKIGEAYGFSKKELYDKSLEG; from the coding sequence ATGAAAGGCACGCTCTACATAGTCTCAACGCCGATCGGCAACCTGGAGGATATTACGCTGCGCGCATTGCGTATCCTCAAGGAGGTCGATCTCATCGCAGCAGAGGATACCCGCCATTCGCTTAAGCTGCTGAACCACTTTAAAATCAGGAAACCTTTGGTCAGCTACTGGGGCGAAAAAGAGAAGGTCAAGGCTGAGGAGACGCTCCAGCGGCTGAAGGATGGCATGTCTGTTGCCCTTATCTCCGACGCCGGCACTCCCGGCATTTCAGACCCTGGGACCGTGCTTATAAAAAAAGCGGTTGAAGAGGGCATTCGCGTTGTTCCCGTGCCTGGACCCTCTGCAGTGATCACCGCACTTTCTCTTTCAGGGTTTCCGACCGAGGAATTTACCTTTTGCGGTTTTCTCCCTGCAAAGGAGACGCAGAGGAGAAAGATGCTTGAGCGGGTCAGTCTTGAACAGCGGACGCTTGTATTCTACGAGGCGCCGCACCGGATCCTTGAAACGATTGCAGACATTGCGGACGTGATCGGAGAGCGGAATATCGTGGTGATACGGGAGCTGACCAAACTCCATGAGGAGGTTTTTCGCGGCACGGTCTCTGCAGTCCTGGAAGGTCTTGAGCATTCAACTATTGCAGGAGAATATGTGATTATCCTTGAAGGCAGACCTGAAAAAGGGGAACTGCATATGGACGATGCCTTAAAAGAGGTCAAGGAATTAATGAGGAAGGGTATGGGTAGAAAGGAATCGGCAAAAAAGATCGGCGAGGCCTATGGCTTCAGCAAAAAAGAGCTGTACGACAAGAGCCTTGAAGGCTAA
- a CDS encoding DUF1858 domain-containing protein, which produces MAATDKKLVTKDTLIGDVIRDVPGAKDIIQKYFGGGCFTCPGINVESLSFGAMMHNLDPDKVVNEINELEG; this is translated from the coding sequence ATGGCAGCAACGGATAAGAAGCTTGTAACAAAGGACACTCTTATTGGAGACGTGATCAGGGATGTGCCGGGAGCAAAGGACATCATTCAGAAGTATTTCGGCGGCGGGTGCTTCACCTGTCCCGGCATTAATGTAGAGTCTCTTTCCTTCGGGGCCATGATGCATAATCTTGACCCGGATAAGGTAGTTAACGAAATTAATGAGCTGGAGGGATAA
- a CDS encoding winged helix-turn-helix transcriptional regulator, which translates to MSKQARDTLKSLFSSAIRADVLALLLNNADERFYVREIATLLRKNPSGVKRELDNLENMGILISKKVANLKYFQADKKSPFFTELKSIIAKSLGVTGALKAMLKTTGAKIAFIFGPYTESEEADTVNVLIVGSVSLEGLKDIEERFIKKISVTMIDEAEFKSKKESGDPELEKLLSGEKIILMGKL; encoded by the coding sequence ATGAGCAAGCAGGCACGAGATACACTAAAGAGTCTTTTTTCATCGGCCATTAGAGCCGATGTCCTGGCGCTGCTTCTAAATAATGCTGACGAACGGTTCTACGTCAGGGAAATTGCCACGCTTCTGAGAAAAAACCCCTCCGGTGTCAAGAGAGAGCTCGACAATCTTGAAAATATGGGTATCCTTATAAGCAAGAAAGTTGCAAATCTCAAATATTTCCAGGCCGACAAAAAATCCCCTTTCTTTACTGAACTGAAGAGCATCATTGCAAAGTCACTTGGCGTGACAGGTGCGCTTAAGGCGATGCTGAAGACAACAGGGGCAAAAATTGCTTTCATATTCGGTCCCTATACAGAAAGTGAGGAGGCCGACACGGTCAATGTCCTGATAGTCGGCTCAGTCTCGCTTGAGGGTCTCAAGGATATTGAAGAGCGCTTCATCAAAAAGATCAGCGTGACCATGATCGATGAGGCCGAGTTCAAAAGCAAGAAGGAAAGCGGAGACCCAGAGCTTGAAAAGCTCCTGTCAGGAGAGAAGATCATCCTGATGGGGAAGCTTTAA
- a CDS encoding deoxyribonuclease IV: MERRIGVHISIAGGIDKGLERARDLGCSSVQMFSHNPRGWELAKRSPEEIMRFRELKQEFDLSPVVIHTSYLINLASSRTELFDKSVRMVIQELDIADEIDAEYVVLHTGSASGDLPAAARARAVEALKQVAGQGRWKAGLLLENTAGERGDITSHMADIAGIIEKVSSDLIAGLCLDTCHAFAAGYDIATEKGIEGLAQEIGKYMSKEHLRLIHLNDSKKPMGSGVDRHEHIGEGTIGRTGLRKFLLHPFFPNIPLILETPKKTEEDDPRNLTAVRMLLTQPSF; this comes from the coding sequence ATGGAACGAAGGATCGGAGTTCATATTTCCATTGCCGGCGGCATTGACAAAGGTCTTGAACGTGCAAGAGACCTCGGCTGTTCCTCTGTTCAGATGTTCTCCCACAATCCAAGAGGCTGGGAGTTGGCCAAAAGATCCCCTGAAGAGATTATGCGATTCAGGGAACTGAAACAGGAGTTTGATTTATCGCCAGTTGTGATCCATACCTCTTATCTTATTAATCTTGCTTCATCACGAACTGAGCTTTTCGATAAGTCGGTCCGTATGGTGATTCAGGAGCTGGATATTGCAGACGAGATCGATGCCGAATATGTGGTGCTTCACACAGGCAGCGCTTCAGGGGATCTGCCTGCTGCCGCACGTGCCCGGGCAGTGGAGGCTCTGAAGCAGGTCGCTGGGCAGGGCAGATGGAAGGCAGGTCTTCTGCTCGAAAATACTGCCGGCGAACGGGGAGATATTACTTCGCACATGGCAGATATTGCCGGGATTATAGAGAAGGTGTCATCTGATCTCATTGCGGGCCTCTGCCTCGATACCTGCCATGCGTTTGCTGCAGGATATGATATTGCCACTGAAAAAGGCATAGAGGGTTTGGCTCAGGAGATTGGTAAATATATGTCCAAAGAGCATCTCAGACTTATTCATCTCAATGATTCAAAAAAGCCTATGGGTTCGGGTGTCGACAGGCATGAGCATATTGGCGAAGGTACGATTGGAAGAACAGGGCTGAGAAAGTTTCTTCTGCATCCATTTTTTCCCAATATTCCCCTGATTCTGGAGACGCCAAAGAAGACAGAGGAAGATGACCCGAGGAATTTGACTGCAGTCAGAATGCTTCTGACACAGCCTTCTTTTTAG
- a CDS encoding UDP-3-O-acyl-N-acetylglucosamine deacetylase, protein MLRAQRTIKNEVSFEGIGLHTGKHSRVTLKPASRDAGITFIRTDKPAIINAHVGAVIDTAFATTIGVNGVTIRTVEHILAALAGLGIDNIIIEVAGPEIPILDGSSTELISFVLTAGIAKQGKKRPYLRINKPFIFEDGHAHIAAFPYCGSKITQSIFFHHNGIGEQRISIDITEENFVTEIAPARTFGFLKDIEYLRSNGLAKGGSLDNAVIMGENGVINASGLRFTDEFVRHKVLDSIGDFSLIGFPIYGHIVASKSGHSSNIKFLRKLISAPEIWDIIVEEQLSPVHDMQISI, encoded by the coding sequence ATGTTGCGAGCACAGCGAACCATAAAAAATGAAGTGTCGTTTGAAGGTATAGGCCTCCACACAGGCAAGCATTCACGCGTGACGCTCAAGCCTGCTTCGCGTGATGCGGGGATAACCTTCATAAGAACGGACAAGCCTGCCATCATTAATGCTCATGTCGGAGCTGTTATTGATACTGCATTTGCAACAACCATTGGGGTTAATGGTGTAACAATCAGGACGGTAGAGCATATACTTGCGGCGCTGGCCGGGCTTGGAATCGACAATATCATCATTGAAGTGGCTGGTCCCGAGATACCTATTCTTGACGGCAGTTCAACAGAGCTTATCAGTTTTGTTCTCACGGCCGGCATAGCAAAACAGGGCAAGAAAAGACCATATTTGAGAATCAACAAGCCTTTTATTTTTGAAGATGGCCATGCGCATATAGCTGCGTTTCCCTATTGCGGCAGCAAAATAACCCAAAGCATCTTTTTCCATCATAACGGTATCGGCGAGCAGAGGATCAGCATTGACATTACCGAGGAGAATTTTGTAACAGAGATTGCTCCGGCCAGAACTTTCGGATTTCTAAAGGACATTGAATATTTGCGCAGCAATGGTCTCGCAAAAGGTGGTTCTCTTGATAATGCCGTTATAATGGGAGAAAACGGTGTAATAAATGCTTCTGGACTCAGGTTTACGGATGAGTTTGTGCGTCATAAAGTTCTTGATTCTATTGGAGATTTTTCCCTGATCGGGTTTCCGATCTATGGACATATTGTTGCGAGCAAGTCAGGCCACTCAAGCAATATCAAATTTCTCAGGAAACTTATATCCGCCCCGGAGATTTGGGATATTATTGTTGAAGAGCAGTTGTCTCCTGTCCATGATATGCAAATAAGTATTTAA
- the mtnP gene encoding S-methyl-5'-thioadenosine phosphorylase, with translation MPEFGVIAGSGVYTIPELEIIESVKLSSPFGEPSDLYRIGRLSGREIAFLPRHGSLHHIPPHRINYRANIWGFRELGVKRILSVGATGGISKEMRPGSLVLLDQIIDRTSGREATFYDENEVVHIDFTEPFCPDLRKMLLVSASEAAVHVLGKGTYIAVNGPRLETAAEIREFALIGADVVGMTGMPEAALARELEICFAGLAVVTNVAAGIAEGRLSATEVVAAMKASLQQIRALLKAFFSLNPAPSACTCGGSLTNARMQA, from the coding sequence GTGCCTGAGTTTGGCGTAATAGCGGGAAGTGGTGTCTATACTATCCCTGAGCTTGAGATCATAGAATCAGTGAAGCTGAGTTCACCTTTTGGTGAGCCTTCCGACCTTTATCGGATCGGGAGGCTGTCGGGCAGGGAGATTGCTTTTCTTCCGAGGCATGGTTCACTACATCATATTCCGCCACACAGGATAAACTATCGGGCAAACATCTGGGGCTTCCGGGAACTTGGCGTAAAAAGGATCCTTTCCGTGGGTGCAACAGGCGGCATCAGCAAGGAAATGAGGCCGGGATCTCTTGTACTTCTTGATCAGATCATCGACAGAACCAGCGGCAGGGAAGCCACCTTTTATGATGAAAATGAAGTAGTGCACATTGACTTTACGGAACCCTTTTGTCCTGACTTGAGAAAGATGCTGCTTGTTTCTGCTTCAGAGGCCGCCGTCCATGTTCTGGGAAAAGGCACCTATATCGCAGTGAACGGGCCGAGGCTTGAAACTGCGGCGGAGATAAGGGAATTTGCACTGATCGGCGCTGACGTAGTAGGCATGACCGGCATGCCCGAGGCCGCTCTTGCCCGCGAGTTAGAGATCTGTTTCGCCGGTCTTGCGGTTGTGACGAATGTTGCTGCAGGCATAGCAGAAGGAAGACTTTCGGCAACAGAGGTTGTCGCTGCGATGAAGGCTTCCCTGCAGCAGATCAGAGCCCTGCTTAAGGCATTTTTCAGTCTCAATCCGGCACCGTCGGCATGCACCTGCGGCGGTAGTCTGACGAACGCCAGGATGCAGGCCTGA
- a CDS encoding sigma-54-dependent Fis family transcriptional regulator has product MQTILIVEDKDSMAQMLRETLEAEGYRVAVAGDGSDGIRQIRESRFDLIVSDLKLPRKDGIEVLKAARAESPFTPVIMMTAFGTVETAVAAMKEGAFDFITKPFDTDHLLLLIKRALENQRLITENILLKDELTGKLGMPKIIGISRAITEVAQKVQKVASAKTTVLLLGESGTGKELFARAIHSLSSRRGHPFVPINCAAIPRELLETELFGHEKGSFTGAEARKIGKFELADKGTIFLDEIAEMDLTLQAKILRVIQEGEIERVGGIKAIRIDVRIVAASNKDIERAVEAQLFREDLFYRLNVFPIVIPPLRERRDDIPLLVEFFMSKYCRELKKPHLRIAREALDLLISYPWKGNVRELENCIERGIILCEGDTVTDDHIVLNRQMAIESSLRNLPADGTLEEVMKEATRIVETQRITKALKDTKGNKTKAAEILQVSYKTLLTKIKDYGIENP; this is encoded by the coding sequence ATGCAGACCATTCTGATCGTAGAAGACAAAGATTCCATGGCGCAGATGCTACGGGAAACCCTGGAAGCGGAGGGATACCGCGTTGCCGTTGCGGGTGACGGCAGCGACGGCATCCGTCAGATCAGGGAAAGCCGTTTTGACCTCATCGTCTCTGATCTGAAGCTTCCCCGGAAAGACGGCATCGAGGTGCTGAAGGCGGCAAGGGCGGAAAGTCCGTTTACACCGGTAATCATGATGACCGCCTTTGGGACGGTAGAGACCGCCGTGGCTGCAATGAAAGAGGGGGCCTTTGATTTTATTACAAAACCCTTCGATACCGACCACCTTCTCCTTCTCATTAAGCGTGCACTTGAAAACCAGCGGCTTATAACCGAAAACATCCTGCTTAAAGATGAACTTACGGGAAAGCTTGGTATGCCGAAGATTATTGGGATCAGCAGGGCGATTACCGAAGTTGCCCAGAAAGTCCAGAAGGTTGCCTCTGCAAAGACCACGGTGCTGCTCCTTGGCGAGAGCGGCACGGGCAAGGAACTCTTCGCTCGTGCCATTCATAGCCTAAGCAGTAGAAGGGGGCACCCTTTTGTTCCCATAAACTGTGCTGCCATACCGAGGGAACTTCTTGAAACAGAGCTTTTCGGCCATGAAAAAGGGTCCTTTACCGGCGCGGAAGCCAGGAAGATTGGCAAGTTCGAACTCGCTGACAAAGGGACGATCTTTCTTGACGAAATCGCTGAGATGGACCTGACACTTCAGGCAAAAATCCTGCGAGTTATACAGGAAGGTGAAATAGAACGCGTGGGAGGCATCAAGGCTATCAGGATTGATGTGCGGATCGTCGCCGCAAGCAACAAGGATATTGAAAGGGCCGTTGAGGCGCAGCTATTCAGGGAAGACCTTTTCTACCGGCTGAACGTCTTCCCGATCGTTATTCCGCCATTGAGAGAACGCAGAGATGACATCCCGCTGCTTGTCGAATTTTTCATGAGCAAATATTGCCGTGAACTGAAGAAACCGCATCTGCGTATTGCCAGGGAGGCCCTTGATCTTCTCATCAGTTATCCCTGGAAGGGAAATGTGCGCGAGCTCGAAAATTGCATTGAACGCGGCATTATCCTTTGCGAGGGAGATACGGTTACCGATGACCACATTGTGCTGAACAGACAGATGGCAATCGAGAGTTCTCTGAGGAACCTCCCTGCGGACGGGACCCTCGAAGAGGTAATGAAAGAGGCGACCCGTATTGTCGAGACGCAGCGCATTACAAAGGCCCTGAAAGATACGAAAGGAAACAAAACAAAGGCAGCAGAAATCCTTCAGGTGAGTTACAAGACCCTTCTTACCAAGATCAAAGATTATGGCATAGAGAATCCCTGA
- a CDS encoding DsrE/DsrF/DrsH-like family protein → MTTDAVQEKIKELEERLEKVEANRSNLTMVLFSGDFDKAFAAFIIANGALAMGKEVTIFVTFWGIDVLKKPTMTGAGKNFLEKMVTMMRPKGTANLPTSKMNFAGIGPKLFNYMMGKKNITSLQSLVDTSIEFGVKIVVCQMSMDVMGIKKEDLIDGLEFGGVAAFLGSSFNSNTTLFV, encoded by the coding sequence ATGACTACAGACGCAGTCCAGGAGAAGATTAAAGAGCTTGAGGAGCGACTGGAAAAGGTTGAGGCCAATAGATCAAACCTTACTATGGTGCTTTTCAGCGGTGATTTTGACAAGGCTTTTGCTGCCTTTATCATAGCCAACGGAGCTCTTGCGATGGGAAAGGAAGTCACGATTTTCGTGACATTTTGGGGTATCGACGTACTGAAGAAGCCGACCATGACCGGCGCAGGAAAGAATTTTCTTGAAAAGATGGTAACGATGATGAGGCCGAAAGGGACTGCAAATCTCCCTACATCAAAAATGAACTTTGCAGGTATTGGGCCAAAGCTCTTCAATTACATGATGGGCAAAAAAAATATCACCTCGCTTCAGTCGCTTGTGGATACTTCGATCGAGTTTGGTGTTAAAATTGTTGTCTGTCAGATGTCGATGGATGTGATGGGGATCAAAAAGGAAGATCTCATAGACGGACTCGAGTTTGGCGGAGTTGCGGCATTCCTCGGCAGTTCTTTTAATTCAAATACCACGCTTTTTGTTTAG
- a CDS encoding Crp/Fnr family transcriptional regulator, which produces MFDLKKVSIFSTLSSEELKELSRYLLSETLAKKESIFSEGDSSEWLYIVKTGKVKITKLSNEGKEIILEIISPHEMFGGIAVVRGFPYPANAVAMEDSEVLKISRKNLLSLMDKLPNLMYCMAMNIGDRIKDTHETLKNIALEKVESRIASLLIKLSEKSGEKVSEGIAITMKLTKQDIAEMVGTTVETSIRTMSKLAKAGLINAKSGKIIIRDLEKLRSLT; this is translated from the coding sequence ATGTTTGACTTAAAAAAAGTCTCTATTTTCAGCACGTTAAGTTCGGAAGAGCTTAAAGAGCTCTCCCGGTACCTTCTGAGTGAGACTCTTGCGAAAAAAGAGTCTATATTTTCTGAAGGAGATTCCTCTGAGTGGCTCTACATCGTAAAAACAGGGAAGGTCAAGATTACCAAGCTGTCGAATGAGGGCAAGGAGATTATCCTTGAGATCATCTCGCCTCATGAGATGTTCGGGGGCATTGCCGTTGTTCGCGGATTTCCCTATCCTGCCAATGCGGTAGCCATGGAAGACAGTGAGGTCCTGAAAATTTCGCGAAAGAACCTGCTTTCCCTCATGGATAAACTGCCAAACCTTATGTACTGCATGGCAATGAATATTGGTGACAGGATTAAGGATACCCATGAAACCCTGAAGAACATTGCCCTTGAGAAGGTCGAATCGAGGATCGCATCGCTTCTTATCAAGCTTTCAGAAAAATCGGGCGAGAAGGTTTCTGAAGGAATTGCAATTACCATGAAGCTCACCAAGCAGGATATTGCAGAGATGGTCGGCACGACCGTTGAGACATCCATCAGGACCATGAGCAAACTTGCCAAGGCAGGTCTAATCAATGCAAAGTCCGGAAAGATCATCATCAGGGACCTCGAAAAGCTGAGATCCCTGACATAA
- a CDS encoding DUF362 domain-containing protein, with the protein MAKVYFASARARKWKYDDSMPGKLEQLLKEIGLMNYFSPEEWVAVKTHFGSEGAHRVVRPVFLRKVVDALKRIGAKPFVTDTVRIKGLDYLEVANQNGINHLSVGAPVVIADGLYGNDSIMVKAGEILGQIAVASLVHDVPAMVVCSHVKGHINAGYAGAIKNLAMGGVSSSHRTCGWKCGRGAMHTIGEGELVWNSDKCELCLQCKEVCPLDAITFKDDEIVWNRDICWRCGRCERVCQNESLTLPGDDQRFMHSLAEAAKAVIGTFEARKILYINFLTEIQPECDCMPSADVPVIQDLGILVSEDLVAIEQASIDMLLKAGPLEQSLADDHGLRKGDDILMKLHDKPYLMQVEEAEKLGLGSRKYELADVR; encoded by the coding sequence ATGGCAAAGGTTTATTTTGCATCGGCGCGTGCCAGAAAGTGGAAATATGATGACAGTATGCCGGGGAAGCTTGAACAGCTCCTGAAGGAGATAGGGTTGATGAACTATTTCAGCCCGGAAGAATGGGTTGCCGTGAAGACACATTTTGGTTCAGAGGGAGCCCACAGGGTTGTGAGGCCGGTTTTTCTCAGAAAGGTTGTTGATGCGCTCAAAAGGATAGGCGCAAAGCCTTTTGTTACCGATACGGTAAGAATAAAGGGGCTGGACTATCTTGAGGTTGCCAACCAGAACGGTATAAACCATCTGAGCGTCGGAGCCCCTGTGGTGATTGCTGACGGGCTGTACGGCAACGACAGCATCATGGTCAAGGCAGGCGAGATACTCGGCCAGATAGCGGTTGCGTCTCTGGTCCATGACGTCCCGGCCATGGTCGTATGTTCCCATGTAAAAGGCCATATTAATGCCGGGTACGCTGGAGCGATAAAGAATCTTGCCATGGGAGGCGTGAGCAGTTCTCACCGCACCTGTGGATGGAAATGCGGCAGAGGCGCCATGCATACGATCGGCGAAGGAGAGCTTGTCTGGAATTCTGACAAATGTGAACTCTGCCTTCAGTGCAAGGAGGTATGTCCGCTTGATGCCATTACATTCAAGGACGATGAGATCGTCTGGAACCGCGATATCTGCTGGCGGTGCGGAAGGTGTGAGCGGGTCTGTCAGAACGAGTCCCTGACCCTTCCTGGTGATGATCAGCGGTTTATGCATTCGCTGGCTGAGGCGGCAAAAGCAGTCATCGGAACGTTTGAAGCAAGGAAGATCCTTTACATCAATTTCTTGACCGAGATACAGCCTGAATGTGATTGTATGCCCTCTGCAGATGTCCCTGTAATTCAGGATTTAGGTATCCTGGTATCTGAAGATCTGGTTGCAATAGAGCAGGCGAGCATTGATATGTTACTGAAGGCCGGTCCGCTTGAGCAGTCACTTGCTGATGACCACGGGCTCCGGAAGGGTGATGACATTCTTATGAAGCTGCATGACAAACCGTATCTTATGCAGGTGGAGGAGGCTGAAAAGCTTGGACTTGGATCAAGAAAGTATGAACTGGCAGATGTTAGATAA